DNA from Struthio camelus isolate bStrCam1 chromosome 18, bStrCam1.hap1, whole genome shotgun sequence:
TGGTCTTGAACAGGGGGACTGGGTTGTTCAACGACCCATAATTTGTTCATGACTGTCCCGGGATTAGAAGGGTGAAGTGTTTGCTTTGCCCCCTCTGGATGCTACCAGCTCCTTTGTGTTGAAGAGGCCTTCCTCCAGTTTCCTCCTTTCAGTGACCTCCATCCTTCTGAGAAGTCTTTCTGTCTTTTAAGATTCCTGAAGTCAATGTCCTCATGCAGGCTTGGAATGTTTTTCAGTAGTGTAGGCCTTGCCTTAGCTTGAAGTATctggcagccccaggcctggccTATCTCTTCATCTCTAGCGTGCCAAGTCAGGTAGAAAAACCACACAGAGCAAAGTGTACATACATCTCCTTTGAGACCATATTTAAAGGCCTTTAGATTGTTAAGGGTCCTAAGCAAgcttgctcctccagctggcaTAAAGTCAGAATAAAACCATCTGCTTGCAGACAGGGAAGACTAAGTGGGGGGGATGAACAGGGAAATCACAAAGTAATATCCCATATGGTGCTAACTTCAAATGGCACCTTTGGGATTATCATACCAGAACATAGGCAGGACTTCGGCCTGTCTTTTGTGTCCTCTTTGCGGGTGGTCTCATGTCTGTGCAGAAATATTCCAGTACTTCTGTTGCTATTACTTTAAGGCAGTTTTTCAAGTAGGAGAAGCGATGCCCTCTCTGTTGTTGTTCATAACATATCTGTGGGACATAGAAGAAAATGCTGTTAGCTTTCTTGTTGGATCCTGAGAGGCTGGAAAGGCAATTCAACCAAGCTCTCTCCCTTTTGTTTGTGCATCGAGGATCCATAAAAAGAAGTCCTCACCTGGGTCCCAGTGATGTTTACATGGAAGACCTCAGCAGACTAGACGAAGAACAGGTGGCTCTCCGTTTCTCCGGGAGGTATGGAGGCCCAAACGAGCCAAGCTCAGACCTTCtcaagcaaacttttttttatacaCCAAAGGATCTCGGGTGCACCTAAAGCTATTAcctgatgctgctgctgtttcttctcttgCTGGTAGTGACACAGAGCAGAGTCCAAAGCCTGTGGCTGACCCCAGCAACCCTCTGTGTGTCCAGCTGCTGTCTGATTTGCCTGCCGAGAGCCCTGTGGACTCTGACTCGGATTTGATGCCTGCAATTGCACTGTCACTGTGTGGAGGCCTTGGGGGCAGCAGGCAGATCTCTCACGGTAGGTATGAGGGGAATTTTGCTTATTGCAAAACCTGTTGGGTACACCAGTGGCATGACATAGCTTCTATCCCATCAGAGAAGTTCATGGAGCACATCATCTCCTACCAGGAGTTTGCTGAGAATCCAGGAATGCTTGATGATCCAAACTTGGTGATTCTGCTCAACAAGAAGTGAGtgacctgctcttcctccctaTTTTATCCCAAGATAACCAGTGTGgccctctttttcctctctctacaGAAATGCTCCTGTAGAAATGTTTCTCCATCTGAGGCAAATATCATGATATCATAGCTATGGGCAGGCGCTTTACAGCCATGCTGTAGAACAGTGATCTGAAAATGGACTTTGTGGCTCCAGGAAGTGGTACTGTGCTGCCCTGGCTGGCATCCAGACTTGCACACAACTCTTCCTTCTGTCCTCCCACCCTGGAAAGTGTGTTTGCTCACAAGCCCTGTCAGCAGTACgtggtctgttttgttttctgcatgtaaTGATCAAATGCCTGAGGGATGCTCTAGACGAAAGAGGCCATGCCAACTGCCTTGCTGGTGGAAAGAGCTATAGCCAAACTATGACTTCTCCTTATATTCCCAAGAGAACATAGGGGATCTTCTGGATCTCTTCTGCTATCTGGATTGCATGGAGATGCTCTGCctcatctcctccctgctgccctctcaAGACTGAGCAGTCTGTGTACTGTTATTTCCATCCTTCTTGCTTGTTCTAGGTATTATAACTGGGCAGTGGCTGCTCCcatggtcctctccctgcaggccTTCCGGAGGAACATTCCTGAGGTGAGTGGCACAACACACTTGCTCCCCATGCTTGCCAGTGGGGCTTCAAGAGTGCAGTGGGGCCAAGCTGCTCCTCTGGTGCTTTGCAAGTGGTCTGGGACAGAGCTGAGGGTTGCTCTAACCTACAAACCGCAAGGTCCCTCCCTTCCTTGGCAGTAGGTACGGCCTGGCTTTTGAGTACCTGGGTTCCACTAAAGCCTGGAAAGCAGACGCTTCCTTGTCAAAAATGACCTATTTTGAGGGTTATGTCTGTGCAAGGGCTGGCAGGAGTCACATTACTTGGGGATCTGAGAGGATTTGGGACATGCATGGGCCTGCCCCAGGGCTCTGTGAACTGGCTGGGACTGCATGGAATAAGGCCTTGAGATGTTTTTTTTCAAGCTGCATCAAGGGAGCAAGTTGTGGTACCATTCCCCTCAAATCATCTCTGTTCATGACATGACAGGAGAGTTGCACGTATCTTGCCCTGTAAatgattttgcaaagaaaaatctgcCTGGGCAAGGGTTTCCTTTAGGCTGTTGGACAGCTTAGCATCTCTGTGCTGAGGAATGATTTCTTTCAATGTTCTGCCACGTTCACAGAGCACTGTCAACCGACTAGTGAAGGAGAAGATGCCCAAGAAAGGCAGCAGGTGGTGGTTCTCCTGGAGAAGGCGAGAACTGCCCAAAGAGGAGGTGTGTTCCTAGTAGTGGCTGTGACAGCCCTGTCCCTGGGGACAGGAGTTGTTCTGACCGCCAGCAGgtgcggggagggaggagaacaGCAGGGTCTTGGGGCTGACCTGAGGCTGAGTGTGGGAGAGGCCAGAGGTACCTGGTAGCAAATCATCTTCTGCAGGTGGCTGGTCCCCTCAGGTCTGTAAatgcctgagcagcaggacaaCGCCAACATGTGCCTGCACGTGGAGGCTCAGCACTGCGCAGAGCAGATTGCCCTGGCAGTGCCGAGGCCTCTCTGGGCTTCCTGCAACCACCCGCAGTTCAAGTATACCTACGGGCTGACCTGCCTTGCAGATCCAGCTGGGGTTGGCTCgttcttctccctgctctgtctGCCAAGGCACTGGGATACGGTGGTTCTTCCATATGGCGCCACCCCTGTGAAGGAACAGGGGTGCATTGCCACAGCTTTTTTTGTTATCACTTTTCCAAGTGCCAGTGAAGCAAAGTGgtctctgctgctgccctcaAGTTCCTCTGCAGCCAAGTGCTAACAATGTCCCTCTGTTTGCAGCCACAGTCGAGGCTGGGGAAGGCTGACGCAGGGATACTGCAGCCAGACTCACCTCAGCAGAggtgagtgcctccttcccaccCCTAGGCTCTAGATAGGGCAGGAGGGTTGCCTTTAAGAGACTCTTAAATGGACAGTTATACTGAATGGATTTGGGAATACGAGGGCAGAAAGCTCTGTTAACGCTCTGGCTGACCCCAGTCAAAGCAAGACCCTTCACGGCCAGGCATGCGAGTTCTCCTTCTGGATCCCCTCCAgatctctctcttgctttcatggggagagctgtggcCTGCACAGAAGAGCAGACAGGCCCTTTCCTTCCTtgtaggcaggaggaggaggtatCGTCCAGTGATGACGAGCCCCTGGATTCTGGAAACCCTTTAACAAAGGATGCCTCAGCACAGAAATCTCTGCCGACCTACAAGAAATCTTTGCGGCTCTCCTCCAAACAAATTGTATGTACTCTCTCCTTCACTGGTGTCTCTCTGTGTGGAGGGGACACAGCCTTCTCCATAGCACTCTCTGTACTCCTGACCCTATGTTTTTATAGGGCTTCCAAATATATTGCCCTAGGTGGCCTCCCTCTTAAAGCCCTGGGGCCTCTGTGGCCTGGCCAAGTGACAGTCTCAGCCTTTGGGCTTTGGACTGTCAGTGAGTTGATGCTTGTGTATCGTGTTTGAGGACTCTGCTTAAGAGAGTCTTATTTTTCTGGCTGAGCCATAAAAAACTATTTTCCCCCATATTGTAGTGGTGTCACATCTCCCTGGCATGTTTCCCCTCTGCTGCAGGAGAGGCTGAACCTGCAGGATGGCCCCAACGAGGTGGCGTTCAGTGTGACAACTCAGTATCAGGGTACATGCTGCTGTGAGGGCACCATCTACCTGTGGAACTGGGACGACAAGGTGGTGATCTCAGACATTGATGGCACCATCACCAAGTAAAGcgtccttctccctccctctgtctGTATTGCCCTCATTAGGGGAAAGGGTCCTTTCACGGCTTGCATAACCAGCCAggagggcacccaccccattgcATTCTGGATACTCACCAGGCTGGACTGGCTTAAcagcttctccctttccttctaggTCAGATGCTCTGGGGCACATTTTGCCACATTTGGGAAAAGACTGGACTCATCATGGGGTTGCTAAGCTCTTCCACAAAATCCACCTGTAGGTATCAGGTTGACTAGCACCCTGAGgctgaggggaggcaggagggtggtggAGAAGAGGCCTAGTGCCAAGGTCTGGGAGCCAGAGTAAGGGCTCCTCACTCATGGAGGATGGCCAAACTGGCCCTTGTTTTCTGCTGTCAGTGTAGTGAATGATGTCTAATGCTTGCTGTGCTGTCTGGgatgctggggctgggggaagaaGGCAGGGGGCTTTTACTGTAGATACTTGAGTGAGCTGCCCTGTTGTCAGCAGTGTGGCATGCATAGTCCAAGTCTCCCTCAATCTTCTGTCATTGCAATCCAAGCATGGAGGATGTGGTAAAAGAAGGCAGTTGTGTTCTGTGGGTACCTGCTGTTGGCAGAGTTGTCTGGAAAGCTCATGTGCCAAGCAGAGAAGCTCTACTGTAGCAGCAAATTTTACTGTTTGCTCGTTCAAAGCTTATTGCTTCTTCCTGCCTGACCCTCTTGTCACTTGCACCATTGCTGCTAACTCATATTTGCACCATTGCTGCTAACTCATATTTGCACCATTGCTGCTAACTCATATTTGCACCATTGCTGGTCTGCTCATGTCCCGCTCAGATCTAGAGGACCTGAGCATGGGGTGAGGCCTACAGCTGTGTGGGCAGGGCCTTCCCCCAAGATGCTGGGAGCATACACTTGCAGTAGCTTCCTTGGGGAtgtggctgggcaggaggggtTGTCAATGGGGCTTTGGCAAGTGAGAAGCAGGAGATAGCTGAGTGCTGAAGATGCAGCTGTGAAGGTTGAGATCAGACAAGAAAGTGTGTGTGGGACCACTAGCTCTGCCCAATTCCTTTGACTTGCAGTACAACAGTACATTTCCAGTCTCCTTAATCAGTGGCAGTTGCCTTTATAGGCACCCAGCTATTTATGGTATTTCCCCTCCTCCGGGAGATAAACCTGCCTTGAGATCTGATGCTGTCCCATCTCACTCTCACTGCTATTCAGTCCCTGTGGCTGCGGGTAGCAGCGTGTGCAGGAGCCTAGGGTTCAGGTCTGTCCCTTTGACCTGGCATCTCTGGCCACTAAGAGGCACTGTTGGCCCATTGTTCGTTCAGCCAGGCTTAATGTGGAAACGGGGCTTCTTTATTCCGTTCCCCACGGTGctgggaggtgaagctgggctcAGTCCCTCTGTGGTGCCATACCTGGGAGCCACGGATGCGCACAGCTGGGGCCTGCCTTTACCTGCACCTCATCTATTATAATCTCTGATTCCGCAAGAGTGCGGTACCATCCTGCCTGAGCTGCTGATAGAGCAACGCTAGCAGCTTGATGCGACCGTAGGGACCATGTTCAGCTCCCCATAAGCTGCACTGAGTCCATAAGGATGTGACAAAGGTGCTATTATATGCTGGCCTAGGAGTCAATGTCCAGATGCACAGCAGAGGTCCATGCAAATGGCAGGAGGTAGCTGTGGGACACTCAGTAGTGAAAGACACCTTACAGCAGGAGTGATGCTGCTAGGAAGGACCTGGAAGAAAGCACAGGGCCCCTCTTCACCTCTGTTCTTCAGGCTTCGCCACAGCAAGGATAAAGACGCTTCTGGGTTTCCGATGAGCAAACAAGCTACACCACTTGTGAAGCCATCCTGTTTCTTGAAGGGGTAAAGATGATTTGGGTTAGACCAGGCATTCAGTTTCACCCTCTGCCCTCAGGTGAGGGGCAAAAGGTATTGGAGAGTGCCATGTCCAGAGCACAGCTCTGAGGGGTTCCTTGTACTCTCTCTAGCAATGGCTACAAGTTCCTCTATTGCTCAGCAAGAGCGATCGGCATGGCGCACATCACCAAAGGCTACCTGAAATGGGTCAATGAGCAAGGCTGTGCCCTTCCCAAGGGTCCCATCCTGCTTGCCCCCAGCAGCCTCTTCTCTGCCTTCCACAggtacctttttctctctctatccccagccctgcaccttcctGTGCCCACGGTGATggcacttccccctcccccagcctcgAAGCTGAGGGGTGTCACAGCCTTAAGCTGCGTCTGGCCTACGTGGTGCTGGATGCCTTTCATGGATGGCTGCAGGAGGAACTGGGCCTGTCCTCCCTGAAGCTTTGTGGTGAAGCTCTTGCAATATGTGGGGTTTCTGTTGCCCTTTAAAACCTCTTCTTAGAGTCCCAAATGGCCTGGCTGTCTGCAGTCCTGGCCTGGTGATGCTGCTCTGACCTCTGCTCCATGCGTGtactttgtgctgcagggaggtGATTGAGAAGAAGCCAGAGGTGTTCAAGATCGCCTGCTTGATGGACATTCAAAACCTATTTACCACAAAGCAGCCCTTCTTCGCAGCCTTTGGGAACAGAGTCAATGTGAGTGGGTCCCCTGGAGATAAAGGGGAGGGtgctggctggggcagggggactgGCACGTTTCAGCAGCTCTCACGCTTCTTATTGACCTTCCCTTGGCAGGACGTGTATGCTTACAAGCAAGTGGGACTGCCGGAGAGTCACATATTCACTGTCAACCCCAAGGGAGAGCTGATCCAGGAGCTCACCAAGAACCACAAGTCAACGTAAGCTGCCTGCATGCTCCTTAGCGCTTTTGGGTTAACCTAGATTTAACCCAAGGAAGAGTCTCTTGggagaaaaaagtaaacaaaactctGAGTTACACTAGACAGTttcccagccagccagccaagcAGGCTGCTGAGAGGATTTCTGATGGCAGTGCTGGGCCATGATTACATGGCTGAGGATGGACTAGTGCATGCTGTAACGCTAGCATGAGCTTGGAGGTCTTGACTACCCAGTTGCAAGGCCCCTGCAATTGAGGTTGCCTCAAGTCCCTTTTTGTCCATTACCGCTGCAATTCCTTTCTTATCTCCTTAGGTACGAGCGGCTGTCGGAGCTGGTGGAACTGATCTTTCCTCCCCTAGGGCAGAATGGGAACATTGCTCTGGCGTGTCCAGAATACAGCTACTTCACCTACTGGAGATCTCCACTGCCTGTCATTGACTTGGAAGACTTCTCCTGACACTGCTGCCTGTGGAGACCAGACCAAGGACACTCTCATGAGGATAAGGATAGGCCAGGACTGGATGCAACAGATGCATCTTCTCCCCCCATATGCTGCTCAGGCATTTTGCACTTCTGATATGGGTCGTGTTCCGCACTAGAAACACTCCTTCTCAAGGGGCAAAATGGGGGTAAGGGGAACTCTCACTTTAGAAATATTCATTTACTAAATTGACATTTCCTATAAGCTAGGTGTTTTCTTAAGGTTCTTAACATGTTTAAAGCATGGCTATTTTTAAAGTGGTGgatcactgttttatttattgaTAGGCCTCTAGCATAGCTATTGCTACCTCCGGTTTGACTGCTGTTCCCAGACAGTCCATCTACCTACAGTTTGGTAGCTGATGGAGTGAAGCTGTCATGTGGCTTAACTCATGAAGGTGGCTGGAAGCAGTCAAGGTTTGAGTGCTCTTCACTAATAGCATGAATAAACAGTGCCTTGATCTAGGCTGCCTTTTGCTCACTGTAGCCCTGTGCATGGAAGTGGGGAGCCAGACTCCCAAGTCCTTTCACAAATGTGGGTGGGCTTATCCCCATGAAGTGCTCTGTCAAGGGGGCTAATCTTGGTGGAGATGAGACCTGCAGCTTCCTGGGTCTGTGGAGCAGCTTAGAAAAGGACTTTCCTACCTCCCACCTTCAGTTAAAGCCGGAAAGCTGACTTGATACAGGAGACAAACCCTGGCTTACAAgtgtgggcatggaggggtaaatATCCTCTGCCTGCATCCTGCCTGTTCCCTGTGCCAGGAAAGGAACTTGTTCCTATGCACATGTGTTGGAAAGTGCAAGGAGAACACAGTTTTGCTGTCCTGAAGCTGAGTTTTGTCAGGCCTCAGCCAGCCTCTCCATATGCTGCCTGGGGAACTTCTCCAAACCCTTGCTGTTGGCATCACCATGCAGGCAGCTGTGCGTTCAGACAACCTGGTCCTCCTGCTCTGGGAGCACTTAGCTGTAACTATCTAAAACAAAAATGCAGGCAGGAGCACTGCTGGGTGTCTTCCTCTAGTCTGGTATCCAGCTTCTCCCTTCCCTGACCATGGCATGTGAGCGTAAATAACTTCTGGTCTCCtgccctctcttcctctcttaaaTAGTCTGTGTTTTAACTCTAGCTCCCTGTCTTAGCACAATTCTGGTgttaggcttttttattttttttttctttaaagctacACACATCATTTTGATGCTGGAAACCTcagcaagaaatattttattttcctttccagtacaAACAATCTTTCACCTTTTAAAATCTGAACAAATGTACAAGGTTTTAAAACCAATAAAACACAGCCTCTTAACAGGATCAGTCGCCAGCCCCCTCAGAAATCTGCCCAGTGCAAGAACAACCACAAGGCCAGTATCCTTCCCTCTTTGCAAGCAGCAAATGCCCTATTTTACACAAAGTTCATTTCACTTTTTGGAGCATGAATAGCTGGGAACTGACATACAAACTGTCCATATCTTCAAGTGACTAGGCAGGAACAGTCCAACATAGCACCATTTTCTGGAAGGTGGATTTCTTCCTTGCTTCTCCTGTCCTAGCTTTGTTACCAACAGTCGCAGCTCCCTCTGTGCTGGAGGGAGCTGTTCTTATTCAGCTGTTCTCTAAACCAAGCTGTGGCTTACTAGCCTGCCTGGAAATACCATTAGCCTGGTGCTTGGTTAGTTTTTCCTCTTTGGTTGCTGCagccctttttctccctcttgtgACAAGATATGGAGGTTGGCTagggcaggaggggagagggctCCCTGGACCATTAAACAGGACCAAGGGCTGGCTTGAAACCCTCTTCTTTGGCTGGGGCTGAAACTGTCTTTGTGCTCTAACAGCAGTTTCTTTGGGATGGCCAAAGGCAGCTGGATATTGCtcctcagctccttcctccctcagctgAACAAGAGTCTCAGCAGTGGCAGCCTTGCCCCAAATCAGCAAGGAGTAGAGCAAGTGGATTTTGTCGCTGTGAGCATCCCTCAGTCCAAGCAGACAGGTGGTAAAAGTGTGGCGGAAGGTTTGGTCTGCTCGTACTGCCAGCTGGATGCTGCAAGCTTGCGTAGCAGGAGAAAACGTTTCTACCATGTCAGGGTAACACGACATGGCCAGCAGGACTTGGTGATCCTTGTGGTTCCTTCCAGCCTTGGAGCTTCTGTTTGAAGGAGCTAACTCAGCTGGGATGGGATGGAGGAGAAAAGTTGTCCCTGTTGCCCCTCAGCTGGGCATTGCTGCTGCCTTGTAAGCAGAGAGCAGCTCCCGGGTGGATGCAGCAGGCTGTGTGGTGCTTACTACTTCCACCGTTTGTCCTGACTCGGGAAACCACGGTGGGGAAGAGCAAGGACGCATAgcaaggcagcagcagggctgaagGCTAGCTGCTGTGAAAGGCTCAGTTAGTTGCCGTGCAGAGCCCACAGAAAAACGTATTCCTCTGCTATAAAGTGCCAGAGCTGGTCATGGAGGATCTTTCATTTCCTCTTCATCCTTTCTGATAATAAAGTCCCTACAGGCTGAACAGCAGAGGAGGCCCATGCCTGGCCTCTCTGAGGAGGTGGATTTTGTGGGGAACGGCTATGCGGGAGGGGCACCAGATCCACACGGTGAATCTGGAGTCACTCAGGAGCTTGTATGGCCTTTTCTAGTCTGTGTTTTCATGGGAAACCAGAGTGACATTGGGCAAATCACCCAGGTCTCTTGTACCTCCTGCAGCCTGGCTCAGGCCCCCGAGTGGGGGGGGTCAACCCTTCCCCATGGCTGAGCCAAGGACATGTCCTGGCTCGCTTCTCAGAGATGCTGTGAGGGATCcctaccttcctcctcctcttccttggcGCTTGCTAAGGGAGTGGGTTCCTGGGCAGCGTTAGCAGATGaatgcgaggaggaagcaggcttGTGCTCCTGTGCTGCTGGAAAGGGAAATGCTATGACTCCCTGCAGAACTGGTGCCTCCTCCCTCTCAGAGCTGGACCTCACCTTCCCCACAAGGACACAAGGGAACCCATCTTCACAGTTTAAGCAATAAAACAGAAGAGTGCCAGAGCTGGAGGGCAGGACTGTTCTTCAGGCATCTACAGACACGTGTCTTCAGTAACATGCAAAGGGCTGTGGTTCATCAGGGAAGACACAAGCTTTTCGTAACCCTTTGTGCCAGTCCCAGGTGCAACCAGAGAGCAAAGTACAATGGGATCACAAAGCACAGCACCGCCAAGGCACTGCGTGGCCTTCCTGCAAATGCCGCTGTGGCAGTCGTTAACTGCTCAGTGTGGTTTTTCAAAATATGGCAAGGGAAAGGGGGAACACCAAGAAAAACTTTGCAATCAGACAAGCACCATGACAGTGGATTGTTCAAACTATATGTTTTCCTAATGCATATCCTCATATGCTCTGTAGAGCATGTGCATTTGCATGAAGTGTATAAACAGATTTACCTTACACAAGGAGGGCTGACATCTCGAAGAGGGGAATACAGTCCAGGGGGATGTGCGAATACTTGTTGTCTTTGAAATCCGTAATTCCTGTCGCAAGTTTTGCTGCCTATAAGGAGCCCTGGCTCTCTTTACTCTCTGGATTAAGATGCAGGTGGTCTTTAGGCCAGAGAAACTCTATTCCTCAACTCACAACACAACTACAGGGTTTTATTCTTCAAGAAGAgataaatccaaaaaaaaaaaaaaaaattcccgcCTCCAGCTTCCTCTTGAATTGCCCTTCTGGAGTCATCAGTCCAGAAGCCAAAACAATACCCCCAGTTACAGAGGCAGGCACCTTGCTACACAGTGTCAGTACAGCTGCTAAACATCAGGAGGGAAGTACGGTaatggcaagggaaaaggagggctggtaagttttaaaaaaaagggggatggGGAAGAAGAGGTTGTAGcagcttttaatttatattttcattaaaaaaatatccaAAGAACTGTTGTCACATTGGAGTAAGTCTGTATGATATAAGTTAATTCTGTTCTTCAAGGCAGggcgaggagaaaaaaaagaagcaagtttCAGGATGGCTAATGCTGCTTTCCATCTGCCTGCTCCTCCAAGTGGCTGACCTGCTCCGCCAGCTCAGAAACTTTGGCTTGGCAGTCAAGCAGGTTGTCCTTCAGTCCTGTTATTTCCTGAGAGTGGGCAGCCAGGGTCCTGTTCATATGGTCCATGTAGTCCCACAGACTGCCTGTGTGTTTCTCCAGTTCGTCCCTGATGACATCCAAGCTTCCCGTGACGGCACCCAGCCTGCCACAGACGCTCTCCACTCGGGACACCCGGTCGTCGAAGTGAGAGATCTCCTGCTGCAGGTCATGGGCCACGTTTTTGCAGGAGCTCAGATCACTGACAATCCTGGCTTTGAGTCGCTCCAAGTCTCCTTTCAGGTTCAGGACACGCCGATTGCTGAAGAACAGCTGGGAGCCTTGGTCGCTGACTTTCTCCTGGATGGAGTGGACCTCGTCCTCGATCTTTCGCTCATG
Protein-coding regions in this window:
- the LPIN3 gene encoding phosphatidate phosphatase LPIN3 isoform X5, whose amino-acid sequence is MNYVGQLAETVFVTVKELYRGLNPSTLTGCIDVIVVRQPDNSFQCSPFHVRFGKLGVLRSKEKVVDIKINGEPVDLHMKLGDNGEAFFLQESEENEGSIPSHLCTSPIPMEESPEDLAQASQGQEASSSEVTLRKRKRRKKKPKQKEVTESNLEGCKDTESEMSLEEKYRLPTPSDSVYFSFTDLPKEESGSLQSQEIYPYSDGELASVDSFTLSHPSSPKRDSELEIRLQESFALGAESHMQWAWGRLPQVNKSERVESAKSMKTTATAATVASVTPAPMDIPTHLVTTSEGLEGGPSPARLQDAPCSSALSVVEPTPTPQKESSPPRLKDIPSTVGAESLSEPSSTLQEEQRAEKQEGGESIVPEVQPNSKLLAADGDASLRQAGSESPEPHLESQRRKGSIKRSPHLGPSDVYMEDLSRLDEEQVALRFSGSDTEQSPKPVADPSNPLCVQLLSDLPAESPVDSDSDLMPAIALSLCGGLGGSRQISHEKFMEHIISYQEFAENPGMLDDPNLVILLNKKYYNWAVAAPMVLSLQAFRRNIPESTVNRLVKEKMPKKGSRWWFSWRRRELPKEEPQSRLGKADAGILQPDSPQQRQEEEVSSSDDEPLDSGNPLTKDASAQKSLPTYKKSLRLSSKQIERLNLQDGPNEVAFSVTTQYQGTCCCEGTIYLWNWDDKVVISDIDGTITKSDALGHILPHLGKDWTHHGVAKLFHKIHLEVIEKKPEVFKIACLMDIQNLFTTKQPFFAAFGNRVNDVYAYKQVGLPESHIFTVNPKGELIQELTKNHKSTYERLSELVELIFPPLGQNGNIALACPEYSYFTYWRSPLPVIDLEDFS
- the LPIN3 gene encoding phosphatidate phosphatase LPIN3 isoform X4 — encoded protein: MNYVGQLAETVFVTVKELYRGLNPSTLTGCIDVIVVRQPDNSFQCSPFHVRFGKLGVLRSKEKVVDIKINGEPVDLHMKLGDNGEAFFLQESEENEGSIPSHLCTSPIPMEESPEDLAQASQGQEASSSEVTLRKRKRRKKKPKQKEVTESNLEGCKDTESEMSLEEKYRLPTPSDSVYFSFTDLPKEESGSLQSQEIYPYSDGELASVDSFTLSHPSSPKRDSELEIRLQESFALGAESHMQWAWGRLPQVNKSERVESAKSMKTTATAATVASVTPAPMDIPTHLVTTSEGLEGGPSPARLQDAPCSSALSVVEPTPTPQKESSPPRLKDIPSTVGAESLSEPSSTLQEEQRAEKQEGGESIVPEVQPNSKLLAADGDASLRQAGSESPEPHLESQRRKGSIKRSPHLGPSDVYMEDLSRLDEEQVALRFSGSDTEQSPKPVADPSNPLCVQLLSDLPAESPVDSDSDLMPAIALSLCGGLGGSRQISHEKFMEHIISYQEFAENPGMLDDPNLVILLNKKYYNWAVAAPMVLSLQAFRRNIPESTVNRLVKEKMPKKGSRWWFSWRRRELPKEEPQSRLGKADAGILQPDSPQQRQEEEVSSSDDEPLDSGNPLTKDASAQKSLPTYKKSLRLSSKQIERLNLQDGPNEVAFSVTTQYQGTCCCEGTIYLWNWDDKVVISDIDGTITKSDALGHILPHLGKDWTHHGVAKLFHKIHLNGYKFLYCSARAIGMAHITKGYLKWVNEQGCALPKGPILLAPSSLFSAFHREVIEKKPEVFKIACLMDIQNLFTTKQPFFAAFGNRVNDVYAYKQVGLPESHIFTVNPKGELIQELTKNHKSTYERLSELVELIFPPLGQNGNIALACPEYSYFTYWRSPLPVIDLEDFS
- the LPIN3 gene encoding phosphatidate phosphatase LPIN3 isoform X2; this encodes MNYVGQLAETVFVTVKELYRGLNPSTLTGCIDVIVVRQPDNSFQCSPFHVRFGKLGVLRSKEKVVDIKINGEPVDLHMKLGDNGEAFFLQESEENEGSIPSHLCTSPIPMEESPEDLAQASQGQEASSSEVTLRKRKRRKKKPKQKEVTESNLEGCKDTESEMSLEEKYRLPTPSDSVYFSFTDLPKEESGSLQSQEIYPYSDGELASVDSFTLSHPSSPKRDSELEIRLQESFALGAESHMQWAWGRLPQVNKSERVESAKSMKTTATAATVASVTPAPMDIPTHLVTTSEGLEGGPSPARLQDAPCSSALSVVEPTPTPQKESSPPRLKDIPSTVGAESLSEPSSTLQEEQRAEKQEGGESIVPEVQPNSKLLAADGDASLRQAGSESPEPHLESQRRKGSIKRSPHLGPSDVYMEDLSRLDEEQVALRFSGSDTEQSPKPVADPSNPLCVQLLSDLPAESPVDSDSDLMPAIALSLCGGLGGSRQISHEKFMEHIISYQEFAENPGMLDDPNLVILLNKKYYNWAVAAPMVLSLQAFRRNIPESTVNRLVKEKMPKKGSRWWFSWRRRELPKEEPQSRLGKADAGILQPDSPQQRQEEEVSSSDDEPLDSGNPLTKDASAQKSLPTYKKSLRLSSKQIERLNLQDGPNEVAFSVTTQYQGTCCCEGTIYLWNWDDKVVISDIDGTITKSDALGHILPHLGKDWTHHGVAKLFHKIHLLRHSKDKDASGFPMSKQATPLVKPSCFLKGNGYKFLYCSARAIGMAHITKGYLKWVNEQGCALPKGPILLAPSSLFSAFHREVIEKKPEVFKIACLMDIQNLFTTKQPFFAAFGNRVNDVYAYKQVGLPESHIFTVNPKGELIQELTKNHKSTYERLSELVELIFPPLGQNGNIALACPEYSYFTYWRSPLPVIDLEDFS
- the LPIN3 gene encoding phosphatidate phosphatase LPIN3 isoform X1; translation: MNERGRKESLHQGITVGSTAWSCWSKRAGCNDTQLLSVSGGSCCPGDPPSGPPRSPNRLSRKQSTGDLMQFGRRGPPLPQAQTMNYVGQLAETVFVTVKELYRGLNPSTLTGCIDVIVVRQPDNSFQCSPFHVRFGKLGVLRSKEKVVDIKINGEPVDLHMKLGDNGEAFFLQESEENEGSIPSHLCTSPIPMEESPEDLAQASQGQEASSSEVTLRKRKRRKKKPKQKEVTESNLEGCKDTESEMSLEEKYRLPTPSDSVYFSFTDLPKEESGSLQSQEIYPYSDGELASVDSFTLSHPSSPKRDSELEIRLQESFALGAESHMQWAWGRLPQVNKSERVESAKSMKTTATAATVASVTPAPMDIPTHLVTTSEGLEGGPSPARLQDAPCSSALSVVEPTPTPQKESSPPRLKDIPSTVGAESLSEPSSTLQEEQRAEKQEGGESIVPEVQPNSKLLAADGDASLRQAGSESPEPHLESQRRKGSIKRSPHLGPSDVYMEDLSRLDEEQVALRFSGSDTEQSPKPVADPSNPLCVQLLSDLPAESPVDSDSDLMPAIALSLCGGLGGSRQISHEKFMEHIISYQEFAENPGMLDDPNLVILLNKKYYNWAVAAPMVLSLQAFRRNIPESTVNRLVKEKMPKKGSRWWFSWRRRELPKEEPQSRLGKADAGILQPDSPQQRQEEEVSSSDDEPLDSGNPLTKDASAQKSLPTYKKSLRLSSKQIERLNLQDGPNEVAFSVTTQYQGTCCCEGTIYLWNWDDKVVISDIDGTITKSDALGHILPHLGKDWTHHGVAKLFHKIHLLRHSKDKDASGFPMSKQATPLVKPSCFLKGNGYKFLYCSARAIGMAHITKGYLKWVNEQGCALPKGPILLAPSSLFSAFHREVIEKKPEVFKIACLMDIQNLFTTKQPFFAAFGNRVNDVYAYKQVGLPESHIFTVNPKGELIQELTKNHKSTYERLSELVELIFPPLGQNGNIALACPEYSYFTYWRSPLPVIDLEDFS